The Flavobacteriaceae bacterium 3519-10 genome includes a window with the following:
- a CDS encoding putative methyltransferase, with protein sequence MYRIISGRWKSKRISAPKNFDVRPTTDFAKEALFSIIENRFNIDVSAGSVLDLFAGIGSVSLEFASRGCQDVTSIEMNARHAGFISSTAVELEMAPQVNVQRGDVYEYLKKNRNRKSYDIVMADPPFDTDQPKYDELISLVLNNPYLKPGGLFILEHQSRMKVEHPNLLDTRKYGNVSFSFFKPNTPEETEEPTEE encoded by the coding sequence ATGTACAGAATCATCTCCGGACGATGGAAATCCAAAAGAATATCAGCACCGAAAAATTTCGATGTGCGCCCAACCACGGATTTTGCCAAGGAGGCACTTTTCAGCATCATCGAAAACCGGTTTAACATCGACGTGTCGGCAGGATCTGTACTCGATCTGTTTGCGGGCATCGGTTCGGTCTCGCTCGAATTCGCCTCACGCGGATGCCAGGACGTGACTTCAATTGAAATGAATGCCAGGCATGCAGGTTTCATCAGCAGTACCGCGGTGGAACTTGAAATGGCGCCACAGGTAAATGTGCAGCGCGGCGATGTGTACGAATATCTGAAGAAAAACCGCAACCGCAAATCATACGATATCGTAATGGCAGACCCGCCGTTCGATACGGACCAACCCAAGTACGACGAACTGATTTCGCTTGTGCTGAACAATCCTTACCTAAAACCAGGCGGTCTTTTCATCCTAGAGCACCAAAGCCGGATGAAAGTGGAACACCCGAATCTTTTGGATACCCGCAAGTACGGCAACGTGAGTTTTTCATTCTTCAAACCGAACACTCCCGAAGAAACTGAAGAGCCCACAGAAGAGTAA
- a CDS encoding Hypothetical radical SAM family enzyme, NOT coproporphyrinogen III oxidase, oxygen-independent, with translation MPALNLPLSGLRTSRFLLLPFAFFLFPCVFPMIYLHIPFCKQKCSYCNFHFSTSLKHKDEMMAAMKKEIFLRKDELDSKILKSLYFGGGTPSILGADELKSVIDEVLKFFEFDSDIEITLEANPDDLDATFLKGISQTPINRLSIGTQSFFNDDLKMMNRAHNASEAEGSIKRAQDFGFENISIDLIYGSPTSDFEIWKQNLNMALALEVPHISAYALTVEPKTALNQWIQQNKIQAPKEAEQTEEFYYMSDFLKNHGFDHYEISNFGKPGFHSQHNSAYWKSHEYLGLGPSAHSYNGGNERSWNIANNQLYINSLNQNKLPKETEVLSESEQFNEMMMIGLRTLTGVDLADLNNRFGDDVRQHLEKETKQRIADGILTVENNHLRIPEKHWFLADGIASDVFMVD, from the coding sequence TTGCCGGCTCTGAACTTACCATTGAGCGGGCTTCGCACTTCACGCTTTTTACTTTTGCCTTTTGCCTTTTTCCTTTTTCCTTGTGTCTTCCCGATGATCTACCTCCACATTCCCTTCTGCAAACAGAAATGCAGCTACTGCAACTTTCATTTCTCTACTTCGCTTAAGCATAAGGACGAAATGATGGCGGCCATGAAAAAAGAAATTTTTCTGCGCAAAGATGAACTTGATTCTAAAATTTTAAAATCGCTTTACTTTGGAGGCGGAACTCCGTCTATACTGGGTGCGGATGAACTGAAATCGGTGATTGATGAGGTTCTGAAGTTTTTTGAATTCGATTCTGACATTGAAATCACGCTCGAAGCCAATCCCGATGATCTTGACGCTACATTTCTTAAGGGGATATCCCAAACCCCCATTAACAGGTTGTCTATCGGTACTCAGAGTTTCTTCAATGACGATTTGAAGATGATGAACCGGGCGCACAACGCTTCCGAAGCTGAAGGCTCAATTAAACGCGCACAGGATTTTGGCTTCGAAAACATCAGCATTGATCTGATCTACGGCTCGCCGACCTCCGACTTTGAGATCTGGAAACAAAACCTGAATATGGCCCTCGCGCTCGAAGTTCCGCATATCTCGGCTTACGCATTAACGGTGGAGCCCAAAACCGCTTTAAACCAATGGATTCAGCAAAACAAAATACAGGCGCCCAAAGAAGCGGAGCAGACGGAGGAGTTTTATTATATGTCGGATTTCCTTAAAAACCACGGTTTCGATCATTATGAAATATCCAATTTCGGCAAGCCGGGTTTTCATTCGCAACACAACTCAGCCTATTGGAAATCACATGAATATCTCGGCCTCGGACCTTCAGCGCATTCCTACAATGGCGGCAATGAGCGGAGTTGGAATATCGCCAATAATCAGCTGTATATCAATTCTTTAAATCAAAACAAACTGCCGAAAGAGACTGAGGTTCTATCTGAAAGTGAGCAATTTAATGAGATGATGATGATTGGGTTGCGCACTTTAACCGGCGTCGATCTGGCAGATTTGAATAACAGGTTTGGTGATGATGTGCGCCAGCATTTGGAAAAGGAAACGAAGCAAAGAATCGCAGACGGAATTTTAACCGTTGAAAATAATCACCTCAGAATTCCCGAAAAACACTGGTTCCTCGCCGACGGAATCGCATCTGATGTATTTATGGTGGATTAG
- a CDS encoding Protein yicC produces the protein MILSMTGFGRSEGVYEGTKITIDLKSLNSKSLDLNIKMPVRYKEKEFDLRKILNDGILRGKVDCYINVENLNDAADVNVNHDLVNAYIAELKKIAADGPEFEYLKMAVRMPDAISAKQDELEEKEWLFITGLVKEALAKFDNFRKTEGDILFEELKRNIHNIETYLSMVVPYEGVRLEAVKERYLNTLQEFGQLDETRFYQEMAYYTEKLDIAEEKVRLTQHLKYYSEVMKNEDYNGKKLGFISQEIGREINTLGSKANHAEIQKLVVMMKDDLEKIKEQTLNVL, from the coding sequence ATGATTCTATCCATGACCGGCTTCGGACGAAGCGAAGGTGTTTACGAAGGCACGAAAATCACAATCGACCTTAAATCCCTCAACAGCAAATCGCTGGACCTCAACATTAAAATGCCGGTGCGGTACAAAGAAAAGGAATTTGACCTTAGAAAAATCCTCAATGACGGCATCCTGCGTGGAAAAGTGGATTGCTACATCAATGTCGAGAATCTTAATGATGCGGCAGATGTAAACGTAAACCACGACCTGGTGAATGCCTACATCGCAGAACTTAAGAAAATAGCGGCTGATGGACCTGAATTCGAATACCTAAAAATGGCCGTAAGAATGCCCGACGCGATCTCCGCAAAACAGGACGAGCTCGAAGAAAAAGAATGGCTCTTCATCACCGGACTTGTGAAGGAAGCGCTTGCCAAATTTGACAACTTCCGTAAAACTGAAGGCGACATTCTGTTTGAAGAACTGAAACGAAACATCCACAACATCGAAACTTACCTCTCGATGGTTGTTCCGTACGAAGGCGTAAGACTTGAAGCAGTGAAAGAACGCTACCTCAATACCCTGCAGGAATTCGGTCAGCTGGATGAAACCCGTTTTTATCAGGAAATGGCTTACTATACCGAAAAACTCGACATTGCTGAAGAGAAAGTACGCCTCACCCAGCATCTGAAATATTATTCGGAAGTGATGAAAAACGAAGATTATAACGGTAAGAAACTCGGTTTTATCTCCCAGGAGATCGGCCGCGAGATCAACACGCTGGGCTCCAAAGCTAACCACGCTGAAATACAGAAACTGGTTGTGATGATGAAAGACGATCTGGAAAAAATTAAGGAACAGACGCTGAATGTCCTGTAA
- a CDS encoding Ribosomal large subunit pseudouridine synthase D, with amino-acid sequence MTEDHDEFLDEDLLLPDTADEESAELFEHLSITVDRGQQPLRIDKFLHIFRQNSTRNKISQSCRAGNVVVNGTAVKQNYRVKPGDRISVLLSRPPRENVIIPQDIPLNIVYEDDDLVVVDKDPGMVVHPGHGNWDGTLINALAFHFEKNGVKSDLDRVGLVHRIDKDTSGLLVIAKNEYALSYLAKQFFDRKTKRLYWAFVWGNLDQENGTITGNIGRHLKNRMQMAVFEDGSLGKHAVTHYKVVERFKYMTWVECKLETGRTHQIRAHFKHIGHTLFNDERYEGNQILKGVNMPKYKQFIKNVFEILPRHALHAHTLGFIHPTKKEEMYFESPMPADMLGAVEKWRRYLEQ; translated from the coding sequence ATGACCGAAGACCACGACGAATTTTTAGATGAGGATTTACTCCTTCCCGATACTGCAGATGAGGAATCAGCCGAACTTTTCGAGCACCTCAGCATCACCGTTGACCGCGGTCAGCAGCCGTTGAGGATCGATAAATTCCTGCATATTTTCAGGCAGAACTCCACGCGGAACAAAATTTCGCAATCCTGCCGCGCCGGGAATGTGGTGGTGAACGGAACTGCTGTTAAGCAAAACTACCGCGTAAAACCGGGCGACCGTATTTCGGTGCTGCTGAGCCGTCCGCCGCGTGAAAATGTAATCATTCCACAAGATATTCCACTGAATATCGTTTATGAAGATGATGACCTTGTGGTGGTGGATAAAGATCCCGGCATGGTGGTGCATCCCGGGCATGGCAACTGGGACGGAACGCTGATCAACGCGCTGGCTTTCCATTTCGAAAAAAATGGCGTAAAATCGGATCTTGACCGTGTTGGTTTGGTGCACCGTATTGATAAAGATACTTCCGGACTGTTAGTGATTGCGAAGAATGAATACGCATTAAGTTATCTTGCGAAACAGTTTTTCGACCGCAAGACGAAACGCCTGTACTGGGCATTTGTATGGGGAAATCTTGACCAGGAAAACGGGACGATCACCGGAAACATCGGCCGGCACCTTAAAAACAGAATGCAGATGGCGGTTTTCGAGGACGGAAGTTTAGGCAAACACGCGGTGACGCATTATAAAGTGGTTGAAAGGTTTAAATATATGACCTGGGTTGAGTGTAAACTCGAAACCGGAAGAACGCACCAGATCCGCGCGCACTTCAAACACATCGGGCACACCCTGTTTAATGATGAACGCTACGAAGGAAACCAGATACTGAAGGGAGTGAATATGCCAAAATATAAACAGTTCATCAAAAATGTGTTCGAAATATTGCCGCGCCACGCGCTTCATGCACACACGCTGGGCTTCATCCATCCGACCAAAAAAGAGGAAATGTATTTCGAAAGTCCGATGCCCGCGGACATGTTGGGCGCGGTGGAAAAATGGAGGCGATACCTCGAACAATAG
- a CDS encoding regulatory protein RecX codes for MDQKKSYTFLEIKQKMAAYCSYQDRCHQEVEQKMRDFRLIPEAKDEILLYLMKENFLNEERFTRSYIRGKFYIKSWGRNKIRNHLKFKGVPEKLINNCFDEIDDADYEKTLHKIYENYYARQTGKEYQKKSKTVKYLLGRGFEYEEILDVQAKIDGV; via the coding sequence ATGGATCAAAAAAAATCCTACACTTTCCTCGAAATCAAACAGAAAATGGCGGCTTACTGCAGTTATCAGGACCGCTGTCATCAGGAAGTGGAGCAGAAGATGCGCGATTTTCGGCTGATTCCGGAAGCCAAAGATGAGATCCTTCTGTATCTGATGAAGGAGAATTTCCTGAATGAAGAACGCTTCACGCGCAGCTACATCCGCGGTAAATTCTACATCAAATCCTGGGGCCGGAACAAAATCCGCAACCATCTCAAGTTTAAGGGCGTGCCTGAAAAGCTGATTAACAACTGTTTTGACGAAATCGATGATGCGGATTATGAAAAAACGCTGCATAAAATCTATGAGAACTATTATGCGCGCCAAACCGGGAAAGAATACCAGAAAAAATCCAAAACCGTAAAATATTTGCTCGGCCGCGGATTTGAGTACGAGGAGATTCTGGACGTGCAGGCCAAAATTGACGGTGTTTAA
- a CDS encoding Glutamate racemase, translating to MHKLLPLKKIKQDFSHLSPDQPIGIFDSGVGGLTVAKEIKRLLPNENLIYFGDTKHLPYGEKSRDAIVGYSTKITRFLLEKNCKAIVIACNSATANALKEVLDEVADRVPVIDVINPVAEKVAYEIHNNVGVIATKATVNSGLYRKSIRKHNKFIKVDELATPLLVPAIEEGFKNHPITHSIVYNYLSNNKLKNIETLILGCTHYPLLIDEIRQYYGNRVRVIDSPGIVANQLRIILDKHQLLNAKNSNTAYQFYLSDLTKNFEKISKKFFGNSIQLDLKVL from the coding sequence TTGCACAAACTTCTTCCCTTGAAAAAGATAAAACAGGATTTCAGCCATCTTTCACCGGATCAGCCAATCGGTATCTTCGATTCCGGCGTAGGCGGTCTCACCGTTGCAAAGGAAATTAAACGACTGCTGCCCAACGAAAATCTGATTTATTTCGGCGATACCAAGCACCTGCCTTACGGAGAAAAATCGCGCGATGCCATTGTGGGATATTCCACCAAAATCACCCGGTTTCTGCTTGAAAAAAACTGTAAGGCGATTGTAATTGCGTGCAATTCGGCCACCGCAAATGCCCTTAAAGAAGTACTTGATGAAGTGGCAGACCGCGTTCCGGTAATCGACGTCATTAATCCAGTTGCTGAAAAAGTTGCGTACGAAATCCACAATAATGTGGGTGTAATCGCGACCAAAGCCACGGTGAACTCAGGTCTTTACCGCAAATCAATCCGCAAGCACAATAAATTCATTAAAGTAGATGAACTGGCAACACCGCTGCTGGTTCCTGCGATCGAGGAAGGATTTAAAAACCATCCGATCACGCACTCGATTGTATATAATTATTTGAGCAACAATAAGTTAAAGAATATTGAAACTTTGATTTTAGGCTGTACGCATTATCCGTTGCTAATCGATGAGATCCGCCAGTATTACGGCAACCGCGTGCGCGTGATCGATTCTCCGGGCATCGTGGCCAATCAGCTCAGGATCATTCTTGATAAACACCAGCTGCTCAACGCAAAGAATTCAAATACTGCATACCAATTTTACCTTTCGGACCTCACGAAGAACTTCGAAAAGATTTCTAAGAAGTTTTTTGGCAACAGCATCCAACTCGATCTTAAGGTACTTTAA
- a CDS encoding putative DNA mismatch repair protein: MRQMKIGDKVSAVDDDLKGTVTSVKGGVVVVKDAHGFTHQFEENKLVLQNPELYDHSPTVFKPEIAKPQSKKHTKKHLVLDLHFENLVKNASDYDAFERLFIQKEKLVETISFCRTNRLKKLEIIHGIGDGVLQKMVYDYLHSQTNLEFDDHDFFYHQRGSVLVTLR; encoded by the coding sequence GTGCGACAAATGAAAATCGGAGATAAGGTTTCGGCGGTAGATGATGATCTTAAAGGTACGGTAACCTCGGTGAAGGGCGGCGTTGTCGTTGTTAAAGACGCGCACGGTTTCACGCATCAGTTTGAAGAAAATAAGCTCGTCCTGCAGAACCCCGAGTTGTATGATCATTCGCCCACCGTTTTTAAGCCTGAAATTGCAAAGCCTCAATCGAAAAAACACACTAAAAAACATTTGGTGCTCGACCTGCATTTCGAAAATCTCGTAAAAAATGCTTCGGATTATGATGCTTTTGAAAGACTGTTCATCCAAAAGGAAAAACTCGTGGAAACCATCAGTTTCTGCCGAACAAACCGACTCAAAAAACTTGAGATCATCCACGGCATCGGTGATGGCGTGCTGCAGAAAATGGTGTACGACTACCTTCACAGCCAGACCAACCTCGAATTTGATGACCACGACTTTTTCTATCATCAAAGAGGAAGTGTGTTGGTGACGCTCAGGTGA
- a CDS encoding Serine hydroxymethyltransferase has product MDPIFDLIEQERQRQTHGIELIASENFVSDHVMKAMGSVLTNKYAEGYPGRRYYGGCEVVDEVETLAINRAKELFGAAYANVQPHSGSQANAAVYLAVLKPGDKILGLDLSMGGHLTHGSAVNFSGIQYEANFFGVDRESGLIDYDAMRQKALEVKPKMLIAGYSAYSRDIDFKKFREVADEVGATLWADIAHPAGLIAKGLLSSPFEHCHVVTTTTHKTLRGPRGGLIMMGKDFENTYGHKTPKGETKMMSAVLDSAVFPGIQGGPLEHVIAAKAVAFAEAIDPKFETYAKQVIANARALAKAMITNGFDIVSGGTDNHLMLVDLRNKNVNGKETEKALVKADITCNKNMVPFDDKSAFTTSGIRLGTAAITTRGLKENDMETIAGLINDVVMNLHDESVIAGVRKKVNELMAGKELFQY; this is encoded by the coding sequence ATGGACCCAATTTTCGACCTCATTGAGCAGGAAAGACAAAGACAGACCCACGGCATCGAACTCATCGCCTCAGAGAATTTTGTTTCAGATCACGTGATGAAAGCCATGGGCAGCGTGCTCACCAATAAATATGCAGAAGGCTATCCGGGCAGACGCTACTATGGCGGCTGCGAAGTGGTGGATGAAGTTGAAACCCTCGCAATTAACCGTGCGAAAGAACTTTTCGGGGCTGCGTACGCCAATGTTCAGCCTCACTCCGGCTCGCAGGCCAATGCCGCTGTTTATCTGGCGGTTCTCAAACCCGGTGATAAGATCTTAGGGCTCGACCTTTCAATGGGCGGACATTTAACACACGGATCTGCTGTGAATTTTTCAGGGATCCAATATGAGGCTAATTTCTTCGGGGTTGACCGTGAAAGCGGACTTATCGATTATGACGCGATGCGCCAAAAAGCACTCGAGGTAAAACCTAAAATGCTGATTGCAGGCTATTCTGCCTATTCTCGCGACATTGATTTCAAAAAGTTCCGCGAAGTGGCTGATGAAGTCGGCGCAACACTTTGGGCAGACATTGCGCATCCGGCCGGACTCATCGCCAAAGGTTTGTTGAGTTCACCATTCGAACACTGCCACGTTGTAACCACTACCACCCATAAAACCCTGCGTGGTCCACGCGGTGGACTGATTATGATGGGTAAAGATTTCGAGAACACCTACGGACACAAAACGCCAAAAGGCGAAACCAAAATGATGAGTGCCGTGCTCGACAGTGCTGTTTTCCCGGGAATTCAGGGAGGGCCGCTCGAACATGTGATCGCTGCTAAAGCCGTTGCGTTCGCTGAAGCCATCGATCCTAAATTTGAAACCTACGCTAAACAGGTGATCGCCAATGCACGCGCCCTCGCAAAAGCCATGATTACGAACGGCTTCGACATTGTAAGCGGCGGAACCGACAATCATTTGATGCTCGTCGACCTTAGAAACAAGAACGTCAACGGCAAAGAGACCGAAAAAGCGCTTGTAAAAGCCGACATCACCTGCAACAAAAACATGGTGCCGTTTGATGATAAATCCGCTTTCACCACCTCCGGAATCCGTTTGGGTACCGCCGCCATCACCACGCGTGGTCTTAAGGAAAACGATATGGAAACCATCGCCGGCCTCATCAATGATGTGGTGATGAATCTACATGATGAATCCGTGATCGCAGGTGTGCGTAAGAAGGTGAATGAGTTGATGGCAGGTAAGGAGTTGTTCCAATATTAA